One part of the Desulfonatronovibrio magnus genome encodes these proteins:
- a CDS encoding vWA domain-containing protein, which translates to MKLVTVLVDSSGSMKQKYQQSTYLEWALIKARNIIDSLDSADLSTVGIFSDKISRLSFSTKNDTLVCCDELIKQSLGSGKGTHLFDCAAEAACEIGRQKTEAIVKHLIVITDNKDRGSKKYKTWAELDNLLRKLSVLLQVVPVPGTEGFETGSNVCMGKNIRIEFDAEKITFQINETEHIEPLAISCPVLNFDDKVDDNVLKIISQQYQYVIPYLEKLTGLRYYPVPTVVVSESVIDKIAPFPSVIDSILDMFAQLCLLYHVHVTEKDSVHKEADFYPWMQAITEADLDSVHKETAFYRWVWAIAEADLASGINYYLMCGTCRGFSTLNHFEREIGRPIDTDDVKKAISIIEESWKNTFKKNSNKKIRSWQPNPYMFKSFSFTQNSLKELVSFLGAGKDVIMHEWELEEYRNGFGPYFITSSEQCFLLFSAIAKWLNTVIDDRHQELPDKIADNIQNTQKDPLYQYYRSIVRRYGFYLRRFACSDDLPKLVQTMIKNTGIVVLCANPIMEEKIIKFKKGGRIIEEKLNVDEVSKIFCSILLHEHFHAILQEGIPMRNKLPNVNEKPLEESLAQWAEINYFRSDTEMKNWCIAHALKGPFPYWPYAGAIFVEKIVESNPSEKFKELIDNYRNNPKDEYDVFLKKAKNLELS; encoded by the coding sequence ATGAAATTGGTAACTGTTCTGGTTGATTCATCCGGCAGTATGAAACAGAAGTATCAACAATCTACCTATCTGGAATGGGCTTTGATTAAAGCAAGAAATATTATTGACAGTCTAGATAGTGCCGACTTGAGTACCGTTGGAATTTTTTCAGATAAAATTAGCCGGTTATCTTTTTCAACAAAAAATGACACTCTTGTCTGCTGTGATGAATTAATAAAACAGAGCCTGGGATCGGGCAAAGGAACACATCTTTTTGACTGCGCTGCTGAAGCTGCTTGTGAAATTGGTAGGCAAAAAACAGAAGCAATTGTCAAACACTTGATAGTTATAACCGATAATAAAGACAGGGGAAGCAAAAAATATAAAACATGGGCAGAACTAGACAATTTGCTGCGCAAACTGTCTGTTTTGCTCCAAGTAGTGCCCGTACCCGGTACAGAAGGGTTTGAAACGGGATCAAATGTTTGCATGGGAAAAAATATACGAATTGAGTTTGACGCTGAAAAAATAACATTTCAGATAAACGAGACTGAACATATTGAACCTTTGGCAATTTCATGTCCTGTATTAAACTTCGATGACAAAGTCGATGATAATGTGTTAAAGATAATATCACAACAGTATCAATATGTTATACCTTATTTAGAAAAATTGACAGGACTGAGATATTATCCTGTCCCCACGGTTGTTGTGTCCGAGTCTGTCATTGATAAGATTGCACCTTTTCCTTCAGTTATCGACTCTATACTGGATATGTTTGCGCAATTGTGCTTGTTGTATCATGTGCATGTGACCGAAAAAGATTCTGTACATAAAGAAGCTGATTTTTATCCATGGATGCAGGCGATTACAGAGGCGGATTTAGATTCTGTACATAAAGAAACTGCTTTTTATCGATGGGTGTGGGCGATTGCAGAGGCGGATTTAGCAAGTGGCATTAACTACTATTTGATGTGTGGAACATGCAGAGGATTTTCTACTTTGAATCATTTTGAAAGAGAAATAGGGAGACCTATAGATACAGATGATGTAAAAAAAGCGATCAGCATAATTGAGGAAAGTTGGAAAAATACATTTAAAAAAAATTCTAATAAAAAAATAAGAAGTTGGCAACCCAATCCTTACATGTTCAAATCTTTTTCGTTTACTCAAAATTCGTTAAAAGAGCTGGTTTCATTTTTAGGAGCTGGGAAGGATGTAATCATGCATGAATGGGAGCTTGAGGAATACCGGAATGGATTTGGACCTTATTTTATTACATCAAGCGAGCAGTGTTTTCTTTTGTTTTCTGCAATAGCCAAGTGGCTCAATACCGTCATTGATGACAGGCATCAAGAATTGCCGGACAAAATCGCTGATAATATTCAGAATACACAGAAAGATCCGCTTTACCAATATTATCGTTCGATAGTTCGGAGATACGGATTCTATTTGCGACGTTTCGCTTGTTCTGATGATTTGCCTAAGCTTGTTCAGACTATGATAAAAAATACCGGAATAGTTGTATTGTGTGCAAATCCAATCATGGAGGAAAAAATAATTAAGTTTAAGAAAGGCGGACGAATTATAGAAGAAAAACTTAATGTTGATGAGGTTTCTAAAATATTTTGCTCAATTCTCCTGCATGAGCATTTCCATGCCATCTTGCAAGAAGGAATTCCTATGAGGAACAAATTGCCAAATGTAAATGAAAAGCCATTAGAGGAATCACTTGCTCAATGGGCTGAAATCAACTATTTTCGATCGGATACCGAGATGAAAAACTGGTGTATTGCCCACGCATTAAAAGGACCGTTTCCTTACTGGCCCTATGCCGGTGCAATTTTTGTTGAAAAAATTGTAGAAAGCAACCCCTCGGAAAAATTTAAAGAACTTATTGATAATTATAGAAATAATCCGAAAGATGAGTATGATGTCTTTCTCAAGAAGGCGAAGAATTTGGAGTTAAGCTGA
- a CDS encoding ATP-binding protein, protein MSGAVFSDTRRKDIWSIPLGMLREIVINALVHADYSQRGSPIRVAFFDDRIEIENPGILLPGLTIEDIKQGISRIRNPVIARVFRELGLIEQWGSGIFNETGELGLPSPIIEEIGMKIRFTVFMSQPILVADKNAQVIVIQKEPTQSPTQSPTQSDSPVIRVLKCLGRGPLSSGEIKNKLGVNYVYV, encoded by the coding sequence ATGAGCGGAGCTGTTTTTTCTGATACCAGACGTAAAGACATCTGGAGCATTCCTCTGGGAATGCTGCGCGAAATTGTAATCAATGCCTTGGTACATGCAGATTATTCCCAGCGTGGCTCACCCATTCGTGTGGCTTTTTTTGATGACCGCATTGAAATTGAAAACCCGGGCATTCTTCTGCCGGGCCTGACTATAGAGGACATCAAGCAGGGAATTTCCAGGATTAGAAACCCTGTTATTGCCAGAGTTTTTCGTGAACTTGGCCTCATAGAGCAATGGGGCAGCGGTATATTTAATGAAACTGGAGAGCTTGGCCTTCCCAGTCCGATTATTGAAGAAATTGGCATGAAGATAAGATTTACAGTTTTCATGTCCCAACCCATCCTGGTAGCTGACAAGAATGCTCAAGTAATTGTCATCCAGAAAGAACCGACCCAGTCACCGACCCAGTCACCGACTCAGTCAGACAGTCCTGTTATCAGAGTCTTGAAGTGCTTGGGGCGAGGCCCTCTTTCTTCCGGAGAGATCAAAAACAAGCTCGGTGTCAACTATGTATATGTTTGA
- a CDS encoding AAA family ATPase — protein sequence MPIRRRRLPSASFHPQDQAMDKNDCFVAGKGAKYLENILKQYQHLNAATLGFACWILGSSMQKLIDKITAMLSKPQADRFLEDCEDSLDHQDYGDCIVKAIKHNKIKHDRIIREVCHMLQQRQNELSRTGESKLEKNARKFQKFFALTDEEVELCLFMFLKESWDQFRQIFHNHLEVDTYPGHKFLCAALGISKARLVKITGGNLKKLEIISQEHYNLQMNNDFLSMFIDPSNRISHDNLYRKVKPSAIPLNFHMISPHEVNHIELLLQEKKQVPTHILLYGPPGTGKTSFARSMVEHLAVPAYEIMQAKENRSSQRRAAMLACLNMTNNGQGAVIIVDEADRMLNTISPFFFDEAHDKGWLNSFLEEPGVRAIWIVNNTDAIEDSVLRRFSYSLHFPHFSRQKRIQLWKTIVGHNKARKYFKKDTIHKLAEDYKVSPGIIDLAIKQAGATGKAGLSFAKRVQMSLDAHLRLSNQGLLPKKQDSLDRDFTLEGLNIHGDIQETIDQLEYFNTQIRQGQDHKVLQYNLLFYGPPGTGKSQLAKYLARELDRDIMIRRASDLLGMFVGETEKLIAGMFAEAEAREAVLVVDEADSFIFGREMAHRSWEVSMVNEFLTCMESYQGILICTTNRFKGLDNASIRRFNQKLYFNCLNNNGVEIFYRKFLSPLCDDKMLPQHLTRMGRLTNLTPGDFKNIRDIHIMRSNTVSHTTLLAALEQESRLKEQQEGKKVGF from the coding sequence ATGCCCATAAGAAGAAGGAGGTTGCCGTCTGCGTCCTTTCACCCACAAGACCAGGCCATGGATAAAAACGACTGCTTTGTTGCCGGAAAGGGCGCAAAATATCTTGAGAATATCTTGAAACAATATCAGCATCTGAATGCTGCTACCCTGGGCTTTGCGTGCTGGATTCTTGGTTCATCCATGCAGAAACTAATCGACAAGATTACTGCGATGCTTTCAAAACCCCAGGCAGATCGGTTTCTGGAAGATTGTGAAGACTCTCTGGATCATCAAGATTATGGAGACTGCATAGTCAAAGCAATCAAGCATAACAAAATCAAGCATGACAGAATCATTAGAGAAGTCTGCCATATGCTGCAACAGCGTCAAAATGAACTGTCACGTACTGGTGAGTCAAAGCTGGAGAAAAACGCCAGGAAGTTTCAGAAGTTTTTCGCACTTACTGACGAGGAAGTTGAACTGTGTTTGTTCATGTTTCTTAAGGAAAGTTGGGATCAGTTCAGGCAAATCTTTCATAACCATCTTGAGGTGGATACTTATCCAGGCCATAAATTCCTCTGTGCTGCTCTTGGCATAAGTAAGGCCAGACTGGTCAAAATTACTGGAGGCAACCTCAAGAAGCTGGAGATCATTTCACAGGAACATTATAATCTGCAAATGAATAATGATTTTCTGAGCATGTTCATTGATCCTTCAAATCGTATCTCCCATGATAATCTGTACAGAAAAGTAAAGCCTAGTGCAATACCTCTGAACTTTCACATGATCTCCCCGCACGAGGTCAACCATATCGAGTTGCTGCTGCAGGAAAAGAAACAGGTTCCCACCCATATCCTTTTGTATGGGCCTCCAGGAACAGGCAAGACCAGCTTTGCCAGGTCCATGGTCGAACATCTTGCAGTGCCGGCATATGAAATCATGCAGGCAAAAGAAAACAGGTCCAGTCAGAGAAGAGCTGCCATGCTGGCCTGCCTGAATATGACCAATAATGGTCAGGGGGCTGTGATAATTGTTGATGAGGCCGACAGGATGCTCAATACAATAAGCCCATTTTTCTTTGATGAGGCTCATGACAAAGGATGGCTGAACAGCTTTCTGGAAGAACCCGGTGTCCGGGCTATCTGGATTGTTAATAATACTGATGCCATAGAAGATTCTGTGCTGCGCCGGTTTTCCTACAGCCTGCATTTTCCACACTTTTCAAGACAGAAGCGCATACAGCTCTGGAAAACCATAGTCGGTCACAATAAGGCCCGCAAGTATTTCAAAAAAGACACCATTCACAAGCTGGCAGAAGATTACAAGGTCAGTCCTGGAATAATTGATCTGGCCATCAAGCAGGCAGGAGCTACAGGCAAAGCCGGGCTGTCTTTTGCCAAAAGAGTTCAGATGTCTTTGGATGCCCATTTAAGGCTCAGCAACCAGGGGCTACTACCCAAAAAACAGGATAGTCTGGACCGCGATTTCACCCTTGAAGGGCTGAACATTCATGGCGATATCCAGGAAACCATAGACCAGCTTGAGTACTTCAACACACAAATCAGACAAGGCCAGGACCATAAAGTACTGCAGTACAATCTCCTGTTTTACGGCCCTCCCGGCACAGGAAAAAGTCAGCTGGCCAAGTATCTGGCCAGAGAGCTGGACCGGGACATAATGATCAGACGGGCCAGTGATCTGTTGGGTATGTTTGTAGGAGAAACAGAAAAGCTCATTGCCGGGATGTTTGCCGAGGCAGAGGCCAGAGAAGCAGTCCTGGTAGTGGATGAGGCCGACTCATTCATCTTTGGCAGAGAGATGGCTCATAGATCATGGGAAGTGAGCATGGTCAATGAGTTTCTGACCTGCATGGAAAGCTATCAGGGCATACTCATCTGCACCACCAATAGATTCAAGGGGTTGGATAATGCATCCATACGCCGGTTTAATCAAAAGCTGTACTTTAATTGCCTGAACAATAACGGGGTCGAGATATTTTACAGAAAGTTTCTCTCACCCTTGTGCGATGACAAGATGCTGCCCCAGCACCTGACAAGGATGGGCAGGCTGACCAACTTGACTCCGGGAGATTTCAAAAACATCCGGGATATCCATATTATGAGGAGCAATACAGTCAGTCATACAACACTCTTAGCCGCCCTTGAACAGGAATCCAGGCTCAAAGAACAACAGGAAGGAAAAAAGGTAGGGTTTTAG
- a CDS encoding PGN_0703 family putative restriction endonuclease yields MDISQSYNEWVNSVLASKDLESAVSSFINLMDEKYEELSRSGFLFKHSTKGGIFSPENRNYEIDSKTGCLAGYKPGLNTEPRYSRDIFNNKTIMVLESANKPSCIHLFAYEAPLLRLETERDVRFRISADMVGVNDKDEIIIIETKLPGGDSMDKAILQSFGYAYFLSKHLASGNHSLVIDHARECLKKFHVQKNMAKKIKEGKKIKYMVIAPSAYFIESIHDSAILHSTEEILRELNRHSSNQKGYPEFAGYTFIENIFPYFKDISEMKNFINAFSFLSRPKTFSEDEKNYQVALKKKGSPIFSVEAQKNGEFKKYIVDYCLPISCKDENIFKEIRKKAYNYFSDKNIKWHSLGENHLLSSQAYCVNFFFPFRKNAEALKVLLLPYFPDIKKMLPIEDQLYVAFEWNGGKNYLDEKGFSKKNRGEYATYPDVAVRYITKDDVEKLILIEWKYTETYPSSNKTEGKSGIARLNTYSPFLQKNDCPIDLKRIDADLNDAIESIFYEPFYQLMREQLLAKEIEQDNDNPIQKVTVLHICPKANQAYHRKITSPKFAALFPDKSVTEIWRDVLQSPDDFISIDPKDLFQNFLSKPESKDFSNWIEYMKTRYRLS; encoded by the coding sequence ATGGATATCAGCCAAAGCTACAATGAATGGGTAAACTCTGTTTTAGCATCCAAAGACTTAGAAAGTGCGGTTAGTTCATTTATTAATTTGATGGATGAAAAGTATGAGGAATTGTCACGTTCCGGTTTTTTGTTTAAGCATAGCACTAAGGGTGGAATATTCAGTCCGGAAAACAGAAACTATGAAATTGATTCAAAGACTGGATGTCTGGCCGGATACAAACCAGGATTAAATACAGAACCCAGATATTCGAGGGACATATTCAATAACAAAACCATAATGGTATTGGAATCAGCCAATAAACCTTCCTGTATACACTTGTTTGCATATGAAGCACCTTTGTTAAGGCTTGAAACTGAGAGGGATGTAAGATTCAGGATCAGCGCTGATATGGTGGGGGTAAACGATAAAGACGAAATCATAATCATTGAAACAAAGCTCCCTGGTGGAGATTCCATGGACAAGGCCATTCTGCAGTCCTTTGGGTACGCCTATTTTCTTTCAAAGCACCTGGCTTCAGGCAACCATAGCCTTGTTATCGATCATGCAAGAGAGTGTTTAAAAAAATTTCATGTTCAAAAAAATATGGCCAAGAAAATTAAGGAGGGCAAAAAGATAAAGTATATGGTAATAGCTCCCAGTGCCTATTTTATTGAAAGTATTCATGACTCGGCGATACTTCACAGTACTGAAGAGATATTACGAGAATTGAACAGGCATTCTTCGAATCAAAAAGGATACCCCGAATTTGCAGGCTATACTTTCATAGAGAATATTTTTCCATATTTCAAAGACATATCTGAAATGAAAAATTTCATTAATGCATTTTCTTTTTTATCACGGCCCAAAACTTTCAGCGAAGATGAAAAAAACTACCAGGTGGCCCTGAAGAAGAAAGGGTCTCCCATTTTTTCTGTCGAAGCCCAGAAAAATGGAGAATTCAAGAAATACATTGTAGACTATTGTCTGCCTATAAGCTGTAAAGATGAGAATATTTTTAAAGAAATTAGGAAAAAAGCTTATAATTATTTTTCAGACAAGAATATTAAATGGCATAGTCTTGGAGAAAATCACCTGCTGTCTTCACAGGCCTACTGCGTAAATTTCTTTTTTCCTTTCAGAAAAAACGCTGAAGCATTAAAGGTATTGCTTCTACCATATTTTCCCGACATTAAAAAAATGCTGCCCATTGAAGATCAGCTGTATGTTGCCTTTGAATGGAACGGGGGCAAGAATTATTTGGATGAAAAAGGGTTTAGCAAAAAAAACAGAGGGGAATATGCGACTTATCCTGATGTTGCAGTCAGGTACATAACCAAAGATGACGTTGAAAAGCTGATTCTAATTGAATGGAAATACACAGAAACATACCCATCGAGCAACAAGACTGAGGGCAAGTCTGGTATTGCAAGGCTGAATACCTACAGCCCGTTTTTACAAAAAAATGACTGTCCTATTGATCTTAAAAGAATTGATGCTGACTTGAATGATGCTATTGAATCAATATTTTATGAGCCGTTTTATCAGTTGATGAGGGAGCAGCTTCTGGCAAAAGAGATAGAACAAGACAATGACAATCCCATACAGAAAGTAACGGTTCTACATATTTGTCCAAAGGCTAACCAAGCGTACCATAGAAAGATCACCTCTCCCAAATTTGCTGCTCTTTTTCCGGATAAAAGCGTCACTGAGATATGGAGGGATGTTTTGCAATCTCCGGACGATTTTATAAGCATTGATCCGAAAGATCTGTTTCAAAATTTTTTATCTAAGCCAGAATCTAAAGATTTCAGTAATTGGATTGAATATATGAAAACTCGATACCGCCTATCTTAG
- a CDS encoding MBL fold metallo-hydrolase: MNICIHRGSNQIGGSCVEIEQDGQRIILDIGLPLDSEFNDKSLLPVVKGLDGKDPDLLGVFLSHTHLDHTGLLKHISSEIKVGLGPAARRIMEAALPFLPDKFPPIPHGWEYDPWKSFQAGPFLITPYLVDHSAYDAYALLIEAGNKRLFYSGDFRGHGRKAKLFQNILAKPPGNIDVLLMEGSTLGRIDQELRFPSETDIENELVEAFSKTQGLAMVHASGQNVDRVVSIMRASKKNKRTLLIDLYTAVILEATQNKNIPQSHWPEMALLIPNSQRGQILRKSWFDKLKRHSSNRVFMDKIKQNPNKYTLLFRPLFVNDLIKGECLEGASYIYSQWEGYWERGDYDKVKYWLAKHGITKQSIHTSGHAAPSDLQAFVQALNPRKVVPIHSFMPEKYPELFDNVEIHGDGEWWRV; encoded by the coding sequence ATGAACATTTGCATTCACAGGGGCAGCAACCAAATCGGTGGAAGCTGTGTTGAGATTGAACAGGATGGCCAGCGCATTATTCTGGACATTGGTCTTCCCCTTGACTCAGAATTCAATGACAAGTCCCTGCTTCCAGTGGTGAAAGGCCTTGATGGCAAAGACCCAGACCTTTTGGGAGTATTCCTGTCTCATACGCATCTTGATCATACTGGGCTACTTAAGCACATATCCTCTGAAATCAAAGTGGGGTTAGGACCAGCAGCCCGCAGAATAATGGAAGCAGCCTTGCCTTTTCTCCCTGACAAATTTCCGCCAATTCCCCATGGCTGGGAATATGATCCATGGAAATCATTCCAGGCAGGTCCATTTTTAATTACACCCTATCTGGTGGATCATTCTGCTTATGATGCTTATGCCCTGCTCATTGAGGCAGGCAACAAAAGGCTCTTTTACTCAGGCGATTTCCGGGGGCATGGGCGTAAAGCCAAACTATTCCAAAATATTCTGGCAAAACCGCCGGGGAACATTGATGTGTTGCTTATGGAAGGCTCAACCCTTGGCAGGATTGATCAGGAACTCAGATTTCCATCAGAGACTGACATCGAAAATGAACTGGTTGAAGCATTTTCAAAAACTCAGGGACTGGCCATGGTTCATGCATCAGGGCAGAATGTCGACCGGGTTGTTTCCATTATGCGGGCATCTAAAAAAAACAAGCGTACTTTGCTCATTGATCTTTATACTGCCGTAATCCTTGAAGCCACTCAGAACAAAAACATTCCCCAGTCGCACTGGCCGGAAATGGCTCTTCTTATTCCTAACTCCCAGCGTGGGCAAATCTTAAGAAAATCCTGGTTTGACAAACTCAAGCGCCATTCTTCAAATCGGGTTTTCATGGATAAAATAAAACAAAACCCGAACAAATACACTTTGCTCTTCAGGCCCTTGTTTGTAAATGATCTGATCAAAGGAGAATGCCTGGAGGGTGCTTCATACATCTATTCTCAATGGGAAGGCTACTGGGAACGGGGTGATTACGATAAAGTGAAATACTGGCTGGCAAAGCATGGCATCACCAAACAGAGCATCCATACATCAGGCCACGCTGCACCTTCAGATCTTCAGGCTTTTGTCCAGGCCCTTAACCCGCGTAAGGTTGTGCCAATTCACAGCTTTATGCCTGAAAAGTATCCTGAGTTGTTTGATAATGTGGAAATACATGGTGATGGTGAATGGTGGAGGGTGTGA
- a CDS encoding DEAD/DEAH box helicase — MRSLEMSCHGNDHELKSLSRMMPDSWPIFFRQRIPRDIQAKSMPYIIKGDSVLISGPTATGKTEAALAPLYQRHVSFGRNRLGVIYIAPTKALVNDLFHRMQDYFCERPEGIVARYTGDRHEFKSPDGVFLLICTPEALDSLSLMRLNEMAYVRAFVVDEIHLLHGTPRGQHLRHITQRIKKHCNDPYDSRDIVQFIGMSATIDDIYRVSQLWLGKHSKIISSGESRNISLSILNSDVSKSKPIVFKKWLDNSSARKILAFGNTRNSAHQFAASIHDILTTSKWPVHMHMGILSAAEREKVEEAMREETSGICVSTSTLELGIDIGNIDTVVLIDPPFSISSFLQRIGRGNRRSGICHVLCLCDNNHDEILFRALLHCAENGILDDVHEYERPSVCFQQVLSYVWYGIRHDVPVTKKTIILRSGGNGFESVVDDMLETGALMSIGGNLILNDDLMDSGDKRQIHTVISGAIGRAVTDTSTGDPVAHFENRGFTSGSFFISGKIKRLEESQEGEIFVEKYHGGKRKNYLARLPGTRGMHSFSRRLTWAIAELYKEIPSQWTFKDRRLFTWGGTAYNALLLIVLRQMIPSSDLSADPFCVSGIPAGTQVDPFTVRINAENIFSSGQIGNKEANQFRQPTKYFLKLSKNLQKQETINSIPIQGFLNWLMECEFRH, encoded by the coding sequence ATGAGGTCACTGGAAATGTCCTGCCATGGGAACGATCATGAATTGAAAAGTCTTTCCAGAATGATGCCAGACTCCTGGCCAATTTTCTTTCGACAACGTATTCCGAGAGATATCCAAGCTAAATCAATGCCTTATATAATAAAGGGTGATTCAGTTTTAATCTCAGGACCTACGGCAACTGGTAAGACTGAGGCTGCGCTTGCTCCTCTGTATCAAAGACATGTTTCTTTTGGGCGTAATAGGCTAGGGGTAATATACATTGCTCCAACAAAGGCTTTGGTGAACGATCTTTTTCACCGCATGCAAGATTACTTTTGTGAAAGACCTGAAGGTATTGTGGCAAGATATACTGGAGACCGTCATGAATTTAAAAGCCCTGATGGGGTATTTCTTTTAATTTGCACTCCTGAAGCTTTGGATTCATTAAGTTTGATGCGTTTGAATGAAATGGCTTATGTACGTGCTTTTGTAGTTGATGAGATACATCTTTTACATGGAACACCAAGAGGCCAACATTTAAGGCATATTACACAAAGAATTAAAAAACATTGCAATGATCCATATGATAGTCGCGATATTGTACAGTTCATTGGTATGAGTGCAACAATTGATGATATTTATAGAGTTTCGCAACTTTGGCTTGGAAAACACTCAAAAATTATTTCAAGTGGAGAGTCTCGCAATATCAGTCTTAGTATACTCAACTCAGATGTTTCGAAAAGCAAGCCAATTGTTTTCAAAAAATGGCTTGATAATTCAAGTGCTCGAAAAATTTTAGCATTCGGTAATACTAGAAACAGTGCTCATCAATTTGCTGCTTCAATACACGATATTTTAACAACTTCAAAATGGCCAGTTCATATGCATATGGGTATCCTTTCAGCAGCTGAAAGAGAAAAAGTTGAAGAAGCTATGCGCGAGGAAACGTCCGGGATTTGCGTGTCTACGTCCACACTTGAACTCGGTATTGATATTGGTAACATAGATACTGTGGTCTTGATCGATCCTCCGTTCTCCATCAGTTCATTCTTGCAAAGAATTGGTCGAGGTAATAGACGATCTGGGATTTGTCACGTCCTTTGTCTTTGCGACAACAACCATGATGAAATCTTATTTCGTGCTTTACTTCATTGTGCTGAAAATGGAATACTTGATGATGTTCATGAATATGAAAGACCTTCAGTCTGCTTTCAACAAGTTCTAAGTTATGTTTGGTATGGCATCAGACATGACGTGCCTGTTACGAAAAAAACAATTATCCTCCGTTCCGGTGGTAATGGATTTGAATCCGTAGTGGATGATATGTTGGAAACTGGTGCACTCATGAGTATTGGCGGGAATTTGATACTAAACGACGACTTAATGGATAGCGGTGATAAAAGGCAAATCCATACTGTTATTTCAGGAGCAATTGGACGGGCAGTAACTGATACATCAACAGGTGATCCAGTAGCTCATTTTGAAAATCGAGGATTTACCTCAGGAAGTTTTTTTATATCTGGAAAAATCAAAAGGCTTGAAGAGTCTCAGGAAGGAGAAATTTTTGTTGAAAAATATCATGGGGGAAAAAGGAAAAACTATTTGGCTCGTTTGCCAGGAACACGTGGCATGCATAGTTTTTCAAGAAGGCTAACATGGGCTATCGCTGAGCTATATAAGGAAATACCAAGTCAATGGACTTTTAAAGATCGAAGATTATTTACCTGGGGTGGAACAGCTTACAACGCTTTACTCTTGATTGTATTGAGACAAATGATCCCAAGCTCAGATTTGAGTGCAGACCCTTTTTGTGTTTCAGGTATACCAGCTGGAACACAAGTAGATCCGTTCACAGTTCGCATCAACGCCGAAAATATTTTTAGCTCAGGTCAAATAGGCAATAAAGAAGCAAATCAGTTTCGACAACCAACAAAATATTTCTTGAAACTCAGCAAGAATCTTCAAAAACAGGAGACCATTAACTCGATCCCAATTCAAGGCTTTTTAAATTGGTTAATGGAATGTGAATTTAGGCATTAA